The nucleotide window GGCGCCCGTCAGCGCCAAGGGAGCAAAGCCGATCTCCTTGCGCGGCATCTTGGCGACTCTGGCGCCAAGGGCCGAGGCCATCAGCTGCGCCCCAAGGCAGATACCGAGCGTCGGCCGGCGTGCGGCAAGCCGCGGGATCAGCCAATCCCGTTCGGCGTCCATGCAAGGATAGGCCTTGCCGTCGTTGACGCCGACCGGGCCGCCGAGCACCATCACGAGATCTGCGCCGAGCGGATCCGGCAACGGATCGATGCCGGCCTCGACAGGGATGAGCCGGTACCCTTCTTCCTCGAGCACGGCGCCGAAGCTGCCGAGATCTTCGAAGGCGAGATGGCGCAGGACCAGGGCGGATTTCGACATGACGGGCCTCTTGCGGTTTTGCGCAGGTCTGGCGAATATCCGGCCTATGTAAAAGAGCCGGTTTTCGAAATCTGGATAGGCCGGATGCAATGATCCTCGACCCGCTGGCGCTGGATATCGAGAAAGACCTGCGCGGCCCGCTGTTCCTGGCGATTGCCGAGGCGATCACTCGCGACATCATGCGGGGCCGCCTGAAACCGGGCGCCCGACTGCCGGGAACGCGCGCGCTGGCGCGAGAACTCGGCGTTCACCGCAACACGGTCGATGCGGCCTATCAGGAATTGTCGACGCAGGGCTGGCTCAAGGCCGAGCCGGCGCGCGGCACCTTCGTCGCGCAGGATTTTCCGGAAGGAATGGCGGAACCGGTTGCCGTCCCCGTTTCTGCAGAGCCGATGGCGCTCCGCCCGGCGCTGGCGTTCAGCGATGGTGCGCCCGATCCCAGGCTGGTGCCGGACAAGGCGCTGGCGCGCGCATTTCGCCGTGCGGTCTTGTCGCCGGCCTTTCGCAGCGGCGCGGATTATGGCGATGCCAGGGGCACGCCCGTCCTGCGCCACGCGCTTGCCGCCTATCTGGCCTCGGACCGGGGCGTGGTGGCGGATCCGGCGCGGCTGCTCATGACGCGCGGCAGCCAGATGGCGCTGTTCCTTGCGGCGAAGGCGGCCTTGAACCCGGGCGAGGTCATGGCCGTGGAAGAGCCCGGCTATCCGCTTGCCTGGGAGGCGTTCCGGGCGGCAGGTGCCGCCGTGCAGGGTGTCCCGGTCGATGCGGGCGGCCTGTCGGTCGCCGCGCTGGAGCATGCGCTGGCCAGCGACCCGCGCATCAGGGCCATCTATGTCACGCCTCACCACCAGTATCCGACCACGGTGACGATGGGGGCGGCGCGGCGGTTGCAGCTGCTGGAGCTGGTCGAGCGGCACGGGCTCACGCTTGTCGAGGACGACTACGACCACGAATACCGTTTCGAGGGCCGCCCGGTCCTGCCGCTTGCAGCCCGCGCTCCTGCGGATCTGCCGCTTATCTATGTCGGTTCGCTGTCCAAGCTGCTCTCGCCGGGTATTCGGCTGGGCTATGCCATGGCCCCGGAACCTCTGCTCGGCCGGATGGCCGCAGCGCGCGCGGCCATCGACCGGCAGGGCGATGCGCCGCTCGAAGCTGCATTGGCGGAACTGATCCGCGACGGAGATCTCGGCCGCCATGCGCGAAAGGCGCGCCGCATCTATCGCGCGCGCCGCGATGTCCTGGCCGCCGCCTTGTCGGAGCATCTGGAGGGGCGGATCGTCTTCGACACACCGGCGGGCGGGCTGGCGCTGTGGCTGCGCTGCGAAGGCGCCTCGGCGGACGCCTGGGCGGTGCGGGCCGGAGAGGCCGGGCTGGCTCTGCTCCCCGGCACCCGCTTCACCCTGGACGGCACGGCGCCGCAAGCCTTTCGTCTCGGCTACGCGGCGCTGGGCGAGGTCCAGATCGCCAGGGCGGTGGAGATCCTAGCCCAAAGCTGGTCCGGCTGACCCTATTCCGCCGCGGCCGGCGGCCGGGATCGGGCCGGCGCGACATGCATGCCGAGCCGCACCAGCAGATCCCGGTCCTTCCAGGCGGCCGGGTTGCCGGTGGTCAGCAACTGGTCGCCGACGAAGATGGAATTCGCCCCGGCAAGGAAGCAGAGCGCCTGCAACTCGTCGCTCATTCCCGTGCGGCCGGCGGACAGGCGCACCACGGAGGCCGGCATCAGGAGGCGCGCCAGCGCCACCAGGCGGACGAGCGCCAACGGGTCGACCGGCCTTGCCGTTGCCTGAACCGGCACGCCCTCGATCTCGTTCCACAGGTTGATCGGCACGCTGTCGGGATGCGCCGGCAATGTCGCCAGCGTCACCAGCATGGCGATGCGGCCCTCCTCCGTCTCGCCCATGCCGACGATGCCGCCGCAACAGACCCTGATCCCGCCCTTGCGGACGTGGCCGACAGTCTCCAGCCGGTCGTCCATCGTCCGCGTCGAGGCGATCTTGCGGTAATGATTCGGCGAGGTGTCGATGTTGTGGTTGTAGAAATCGAGCCCGGCCGCCTTCAGCCGCGCCACCTGGCCGGGCTCCAGCATTCCGAGCGTCATGCAGGTTTCCAGCCCGAGCTCCGACACGCCGCGCACCATGGCGCACAGCTTGTCCATGTCGCGATCCTTCGGGCTGCGCCACGCGGCGCCCATGCAGAAGCGCTGCGCGCCGGAAGCCTTGGCGCGCCGGGCGGCGGCCAGCACCTCGTCGGTCTCCATCAGCTTGGTTGCCTTCACGCCGGTCTCGTGATGGGCCGATTGCGAGCAATAGCCGCAATCCTCCGGACAGCCGCCGGTCTTGATGCTGATGAGGCTCGCCGTCTCGATCGCCGCCGGGTCGAAATGCGCCCGGTGCAGGGTCTGCGCCCGGTATAGCAGGTCCGGAAAGGGCAGGGCGTGGATCGCCCGTGCCTCTTCCAGCGTCCAGTCGGTCCTGATCTCGATCTCGGCGCCGGTCATTCCACGCGCCCTTTCAGCCGGCCGAGGCCTGTCGCCAGGGCTGCCGCCAGCGCGATCTTGACCAGGTCGCCGAGGATGAACGGGGCGAAGCCGGCGGAGATCAGGCCGGATGCCGGTACGAAGAGTGCGAGCCACATCAGGCCGAATGCATAGACCACGGCAAGGCCGGCCAGCATCGCCAGTGCCTGGCCCGTCATGCGGCGCCCTGCGGCCAGCCGGCCGATCGCATAGGTCGCGAGCAGGTAGCCGAGCAGATAGCCGCCGGTCGGTCCCGCCATATAGGCAAGCCCGATCCCGCGCTCCGGCGAGCCGGAAAACACCGGCAGGCCCATCGCTCCGGCGCTCAGATAAGCGGCCATGGCCGCAAAGCCGAGCCGCGGTCCGAGGACGGCTGCCAGGAAAAACACCGCCAGCGTATGCAGCGTCATCGGCACGGGCCAGAACGGGATCTGCACCTTGGCGCCGATCGTGATCAGGGCCGCGCCGCAAAGCGTGACGGCAACACCGCGCCAGAGCGGCAGCGCATGTGTCGAAGAGGGATTGAGCAGTGCCATGAGGCTGTCCTTCGGAGATAGGGAGTGGTTCCTATCTATAATTCCGGAGACGCCTTCGACCGATCAATGCAGATTATAGATAATTATCCAGGAATCTCGTAAGTCTCTCTGGGGTCGGCATTTTTCGATGTCGGCTTGCGCTTGCCAATCCAGCCGACATGGCGTGCCAGCGTCGAGCAGGCGAAGTCGGTCCGCCCCTCCCGGAGGGCATTCAGGATGGTGCGGTGGTCGTGGTCCGTGCGTGCTTCCCAGTCGCTGCGCCACGCGGCGAACAGGAACCTTGCGCTGGCGGCCTGCAGGTCGTCGATCGTTCGCAGCAGGCGCGGCATGCGACACGGCGCGAGGATCAGCCGATGAAACCTGCGATTCGCAGCCTCCCAGTCGCGGACATTGACGGCGCGGTCGCCGTTCCGGGTAACCTCTTCTGCTTCATCGAGAATCGCCCGCGTCAGGTTCGGCGCTGCGTGCCGCAAGGCCAGCGATTCGAGGCTGGCCCGCATCTCGGCAACCTCGCGCAGCTCGGCGACGTCGAACTCGGTGACGCGGAAGCCCCGCCAGGGTTCGCTCTCCGCCAGGCCCTGGGTCTGCAGGGCGCGAAAGGCCTCGCGCACCGGGACATGGCTCGTGCCGAACTCGGTTGCGACATGGTCCTGTCGCAGCCGCACGCCCGGCCGGATCTCGCCCGAGATGATCCGATCCGCAAGGACGCGCGCGATGCGGTCGGAAATGGTTTCGTCTGTCGGTGTCGCCATGGATTATAGATAATCTGCGGCGTGCATCGTGTCGATCCCGATGTCCGCCGCGGGGCGACCCGAGGGGCCGTCTCAGGTGCTGCCGCGGGTGACGAGCTCGTAGCCGACGTCCCGCAGGGGAATGTCCGCATCCGGCTGCAGGATCCTTTGCACGAGCATTTCCGCCGCATTCCAGCCGATCTGGTAGCCGTTCGTGCGGATTGTCGTCAGGCCGGGATGCACTTCCGAGGCGATCTCGAAATCGCCGAAACCCGCCACGGCCATCTGGCCGGGAACAGCGATCCCCTGCCGCTGGCATTCGAAAAGCGCGCCGACGGCCAGAATGTCCGATGCGCACAGGACGGCGTCGATGTCGTATTTGCCCTGAAGCATCTGGAGACCGACGGCGCCGCCCCTGAAACTGGAGGCATCCTGATAGAGGTCCTGCGCCTCGAGCGGCGACACGATCTGGTTGCTCGGCAGTCCGGCGGCCTCGAGCTCGTCCTTCAGGCCGGCGAGGCGCTCGATATAGCGCGTCAGGCCGATTGCCGGATAGTCGATATAGCCGATCTTGCGATAGCCGCGCCCGATCAGATGCGCGGTAATGTCCCGCGCGGCTTCGTAGTTGCGAAACCCGGTCGCCATGTCCAGGAACGGGCCTTTCGTCTCCCACGTCTCGACGACGGGCACGCCGGCCGCCTTCAGCAGGTCGACTGTTTCCTGTCCGTGACGGGTGCCGGTGAGGACGATCCCGTCCGGGCGGCGCTGGATGAAGGCCTTGACGACGGCCGTCTCGTCCTCGAGCGAATAGCCGGTATTGGCGATCATGAAGTGATAGGACGCCTGGCGCAGGTAGTCGGCCATGCCCTGGATGCTCGTGGCGTTGTTCGAGTTCCGCAGCGACGGCACGACGATGCCGATCATGTTGGTCTTTCCGGACGCGAGGTTTCCAGCAACGCTGTTGGGCAGGAAACCGAGGCGCGCGCCCGCCTTGAGCACGTTTTCGCGCGTGCGCGGCGAGACCGATTCCGGCCGCTTGTAAACCCGCGAAACGGTCATGAGGGATACGCCGGCCTCCCTGGCCACATCGGCCATGGTCGCCCAGCCCATCCCTCTGCGGATTGAATTGTCAGCCATTTGGCCTCCGTCGAATCTTCTCGCGCAACCTACTTGACAACGGGATCGGTTTGAAGGGAAATGTGAACGCTAACGTTAGCGCTAACATAACTTCACGAAGAGAGGGGGCGTGATGCAGACGGCGGATGAGCTGGCGCGGCAGGTCGGCGACCGGATCGACCGGGACCGGGACGAGATCGTTGCATTCCTGAGCGAATTCCTGCGGGCCAAATCCCCGAACCCGCCGGGCGACACCCGCGAGGCGAGCGCGTGCGTCGAGCGGTTTCTCGCAGCCGGCGACCTGCCCTATCGGGTTCTGTCCGGTCAGGATCACCTCCCCAACATCGTCGGCACGCTGGACAGTGGCCGGCCGGGCCGGCACCTCGTGCTCAACGGGCACATGGACGTGTTTCCCGCGATCGAAGACATTCCCGGCGAGCGCAGCCAGTGGAGCGGCGAAGTGGTCGACGGCCGTGTCTATGGGCGCGGGGCGGCCGACATGAAGTGCGGAACCACCGCCGCGCTCTTCGCCTATCGGTACGTCTCCCGCCTGCTTGGCCAGCTTTCGGGCCGCCTGACGCTGACCGTCGTGTCGGATGAGGAAACCGGAGGGCGCTGGGGCACGGGATATCTCATGCAGACCATTCCCGACGAGGTTCTCGGCGACTGCTGCCTCGACGGCGAGCCGAGCGGACTTGCCACGCTGCGCTTCGGCGAGAAGGGCGCGCTGCGGGCGGTCCTGACGACGAAAACCCGGGGCGGCCACGGCGCCTATCCCCACATGAGCGACAGCGCCATCAAGATTGCGGCTGAACTGGTGCGCGAGCTGGAAACGTTGGCGGACCTCACGCCGGACCTGCCGGAGCATATCGTCGAGATTCTTTCCCGGCCCGAGATCCAGGCGGCGACCGACAAGAGCCTGGGAACGGGGGCTTCCGGCGTCGTTGGCAAGGCGACGGTGAACATCGGCGTCATTCGCGGCGGCCTCAAGGTCAACATGCTGCCGGACGAATGCGTTCTCGAGGTCGAGATCAGGATGCCTCCGGGATTGCAGCGCTCGCTCGTGGAGCGGGACCTGCTGTCGATCGTCGCGAAATATCCGACGACGACCTGCGAGATCCGAGATCATCACAGCTACGATTCCAGCTGGTGCGACCCGCACCACGAGATGGTCTCGATCCTTCAGCAATCGGCCGAGGCGGTCACCGGTCGCAAGCCTCTGCCCATCATCAGTCTGGGCGGTTCCGATACCCGGTATTGGCGGCATCGCGGCATCCCGGCCTACCTCTACGGACCGTCTCCCAAGACGATGGGCCGTCGAGACGAGCATGTCACCATCGAAGAGCTGATCACTGTGGTGAAGGTCCACGCGATGAGCGCGGTCCGCTACCTCAATCAGGCGCAATAGTCGAAAAAAGAGGGGAACGAAATGAAGAAAATCGGCCTGTTTACACTGGGGTTGACCGCCTCGGTCCTTGCACTGGCGACCGGTGCTCTCGCGGAAAATTCGGTCACGGTGCTCGTCCGCAACGACTCCGTCGGCTTCGACCCTCACAAGGTCACCGGACGAGGTGCTGCGGAAGTCCTGTTCATGATGACCGACACGCTGGTGTCGGTCGAAGACGACCAGAAGACGCTGCACCCGCTGCTGGCGAAGTCGTGGGACGTCTCCGAGGACGGGCTCGA belongs to Stappia indica and includes:
- a CDS encoding glutamine amidotransferase, with protein sequence MSKSALVLRHLAFEDLGSFGAVLEEEGYRLIPVEAGIDPLPDPLGADLVMVLGGPVGVNDGKAYPCMDAERDWLIPRLAARRPTLGICLGAQLMASALGARVAKMPRKEIGFAPLALTGAGREGPLSALEGVPVLHWHGEAFETPAGADNLAGTAACAAQAFAMGPALLGLQFHPEAGELPAFERWLIGHSVELAQAGIDPAGLRRDALAHGPSLKRAGRSMLKAWLQELPA
- a CDS encoding PLP-dependent aminotransferase family protein — translated: MILDPLALDIEKDLRGPLFLAIAEAITRDIMRGRLKPGARLPGTRALARELGVHRNTVDAAYQELSTQGWLKAEPARGTFVAQDFPEGMAEPVAVPVSAEPMALRPALAFSDGAPDPRLVPDKALARAFRRAVLSPAFRSGADYGDARGTPVLRHALAAYLASDRGVVADPARLLMTRGSQMALFLAAKAALNPGEVMAVEEPGYPLAWEAFRAAGAAVQGVPVDAGGLSVAALEHALASDPRIRAIYVTPHHQYPTTVTMGAARRLQLLELVERHGLTLVEDDYDHEYRFEGRPVLPLAARAPADLPLIYVGSLSKLLSPGIRLGYAMAPEPLLGRMAAARAAIDRQGDAPLEAALAELIRDGDLGRHARKARRIYRARRDVLAAALSEHLEGRIVFDTPAGGLALWLRCEGASADAWAVRAGEAGLALLPGTRFTLDGTAPQAFRLGYAALGEVQIARAVEILAQSWSG
- the bioB gene encoding biotin synthase BioB, producing MTGAEIEIRTDWTLEEARAIHALPFPDLLYRAQTLHRAHFDPAAIETASLISIKTGGCPEDCGYCSQSAHHETGVKATKLMETDEVLAAARRAKASGAQRFCMGAAWRSPKDRDMDKLCAMVRGVSELGLETCMTLGMLEPGQVARLKAAGLDFYNHNIDTSPNHYRKIASTRTMDDRLETVGHVRKGGIRVCCGGIVGMGETEEGRIAMLVTLATLPAHPDSVPINLWNEIEGVPVQATARPVDPLALVRLVALARLLMPASVVRLSAGRTGMSDELQALCFLAGANSIFVGDQLLTTGNPAAWKDRDLLVRLGMHVAPARSRPPAAAE
- a CDS encoding biotin transporter BioY; amino-acid sequence: MALLNPSSTHALPLWRGVAVTLCGAALITIGAKVQIPFWPVPMTLHTLAVFFLAAVLGPRLGFAAMAAYLSAGAMGLPVFSGSPERGIGLAYMAGPTGGYLLGYLLATYAIGRLAAGRRMTGQALAMLAGLAVVYAFGLMWLALFVPASGLISAGFAPFILGDLVKIALAAALATGLGRLKGRVE
- a CDS encoding GntR family transcriptional regulator; the encoded protein is MATPTDETISDRIARVLADRIISGEIRPGVRLRQDHVATEFGTSHVPVREAFRALQTQGLAESEPWRGFRVTEFDVAELREVAEMRASLESLALRHAAPNLTRAILDEAEEVTRNGDRAVNVRDWEAANRRFHRLILAPCRMPRLLRTIDDLQAASARFLFAAWRSDWEARTDHDHRTILNALREGRTDFACSTLARHVGWIGKRKPTSKNADPRETYEIPG
- a CDS encoding LacI family DNA-binding transcriptional regulator; this encodes MADNSIRRGMGWATMADVAREAGVSLMTVSRVYKRPESVSPRTRENVLKAGARLGFLPNSVAGNLASGKTNMIGIVVPSLRNSNNATSIQGMADYLRQASYHFMIANTGYSLEDETAVVKAFIQRRPDGIVLTGTRHGQETVDLLKAAGVPVVETWETKGPFLDMATGFRNYEAARDITAHLIGRGYRKIGYIDYPAIGLTRYIERLAGLKDELEAAGLPSNQIVSPLEAQDLYQDASSFRGGAVGLQMLQGKYDIDAVLCASDILAVGALFECQRQGIAVPGQMAVAGFGDFEIASEVHPGLTTIRTNGYQIGWNAAEMLVQRILQPDADIPLRDVGYELVTRGST
- a CDS encoding M20/M25/M40 family metallo-hydrolase, producing MQTADELARQVGDRIDRDRDEIVAFLSEFLRAKSPNPPGDTREASACVERFLAAGDLPYRVLSGQDHLPNIVGTLDSGRPGRHLVLNGHMDVFPAIEDIPGERSQWSGEVVDGRVYGRGAADMKCGTTAALFAYRYVSRLLGQLSGRLTLTVVSDEETGGRWGTGYLMQTIPDEVLGDCCLDGEPSGLATLRFGEKGALRAVLTTKTRGGHGAYPHMSDSAIKIAAELVRELETLADLTPDLPEHIVEILSRPEIQAATDKSLGTGASGVVGKATVNIGVIRGGLKVNMLPDECVLEVEIRMPPGLQRSLVERDLLSIVAKYPTTTCEIRDHHSYDSSWCDPHHEMVSILQQSAEAVTGRKPLPIISLGGSDTRYWRHRGIPAYLYGPSPKTMGRRDEHVTIEELITVVKVHAMSAVRYLNQAQ